One region of Marinitoga sp. 1197 genomic DNA includes:
- a CDS encoding thioesterase family protein has protein sequence MEVSWGKVKELEGKEFNYSFSVNDEGFLWSEKEDYKDFNLLSTTALLEELFRASTELLEPYIPNHVAVVSSARINHIAPTPYGFKVFMKIKVIYVKENKIKFFAEVYDEMEKIAEAEFKKVIVNRIALKRRTNEKSSKII, from the coding sequence ATGGAGGTGAGCTGGGGGAAAGTTAAAGAACTTGAAGGAAAAGAATTCAACTATTCTTTTAGTGTTAATGATGAAGGTTTTTTATGGTCGGAAAAAGAAGATTATAAAGATTTTAATTTATTATCTACTACAGCGTTACTTGAGGAATTGTTTAGAGCATCAACTGAATTATTAGAACCATATATCCCAAATCATGTGGCTGTAGTATCTTCGGCAAGAATAAATCATATAGCACCAACTCCGTATGGATTTAAAGTTTTTATGAAAATAAAAGTAATTTATGTAAAAGAAAATAAGATCAAATTTTTCGCCGAAGTATATGATGAAATGGAAAAGATTGCCGAAGCAGAATTTAAAAAGGTTATAGTAAATAGAATAGCTCTAAAGAGAAGAACAAATGAGAAATCATCAAAAATAATTTAA
- a CDS encoding response regulator transcription factor, which translates to MGKKVIMIIEDDPAISEMLNFNLTKEGYDVVLASDADEAVKMIEEKEVDFFIVDIMLPGSMDGFDFIRTVKSNEKFKSAPVLILSAKDDPADKVAGLELGSDDYVTKPFNVRELIARIKSIFRRQQQAMQIKEEGPKKIIAKDLEIDTERYEVLIRGNPVELTPLEFELLTFLAKNEGKVFSRDVLLDKLWGYDYFGDTRTVDVHIRRLRTKIEEDPSNPKYIITVRGKGYKFRDPGKEKLDY; encoded by the coding sequence ATGGGTAAAAAAGTTATTATGATCATTGAAGATGATCCAGCTATTTCCGAAATGCTTAATTTTAACCTAACAAAAGAAGGTTATGATGTAGTATTGGCTTCTGATGCAGATGAGGCGGTTAAAATGATTGAAGAAAAAGAGGTGGATTTCTTTATTGTTGATATTATGTTACCAGGTTCTATGGATGGATTTGATTTCATTAGAACTGTTAAGAGCAATGAAAAATTCAAAAGTGCTCCAGTATTAATTTTAAGTGCTAAAGATGATCCAGCTGATAAAGTTGCAGGTTTAGAATTAGGAAGTGATGATTATGTAACTAAACCATTTAATGTAAGAGAATTAATTGCCAGAATAAAGTCCATATTTAGAAGACAACAGCAAGCAATGCAAATTAAAGAAGAAGGCCCAAAAAAGATTATAGCAAAGGATCTGGAGATAGATACTGAGAGATATGAAGTTTTAATCAGAGGTAATCCAGTAGAATTAACTCCTTTGGAATTTGAGCTATTGACATTCCTTGCAAAAAATGAAGGTAAAGTATTTAGCAGAGATGTATTACTCGATAAATTATGGGGATATGATTACTTTGGAGATACAAGAACGGTAGATGTACATATTAGAAGATTAAGAACCAAAATCGAAGAGGATCCATCAAATCCAAAGTACATTATAACAGTTAGAGGAAAAGGTTATAAATTTAGAGATCCTGGAAAAGAAAAGCTAGATTACTAA
- a CDS encoding phosphodiester glycosidase family protein, with product MYKKIFLILIVVFSITIFSNIYYIDITRDSTEFENIILSDKIFINTKAIVDFFKLQQFPSKNIIYLSNPKNNDILELDLVKGSTRINFNINRSYSSSVILKDKKLYVLIDAVKDFLNLKSFEWENNIFLYKSLPRVIKIEYSFNKIIFTLSHLINKKMIKREKGGFIVFPAVNEYPVPKDIDFKIISDNIVKYIIKDFESYNILISKRNIILDLDKTKIQKKSEKNNNSETTTTDSKKEIKNEISNPSTSLKSNLEKKLNEIKQQNRNIKDDNTNAENEKIKLDTELLKVENKMIDINGRIIPVHIARINPKELEIKVLFNNLGSSEDAETFLNNVNPLLAINGGYFDVSTLEPIGKIITDGKIQHISSYLRPCFIIDRYNNPYIKDVVMEYKIYVKDVPFWIKAINTAWKGDVKLYTSEYKGRIKESEDDYIFLLIENSYIVKVGKEKPINDQRLLLIDKKYSKYIPNLSEGDKVVFNIDINQKISIKEMVEGGPLIVTDDLMQEALKEEKLAYSSSIINRKTPRTIVAIDNNNMVLFIVVDGYMESNPGINYDEAQLLLEKIGDIKQAMMLDGGSSSIFYYNGKILNYRSENWRNKIPAFLGVFKKK from the coding sequence ATGTATAAGAAGATTTTTCTTATATTAATTGTAGTATTTTCTATTACTATATTTTCTAATATATATTATATAGATATTACCAGAGATTCGACAGAATTTGAAAATATAATATTATCAGATAAAATATTCATAAATACAAAAGCAATTGTTGATTTTTTCAAATTGCAGCAATTTCCGTCAAAAAATATTATATACTTATCAAATCCTAAGAATAATGATATATTAGAATTGGATTTAGTAAAAGGAAGTACAAGGATTAATTTTAATATTAATAGGTCATATTCATCTTCAGTAATTTTGAAAGATAAAAAGTTATACGTCTTGATAGATGCCGTTAAAGATTTTTTAAATTTAAAATCATTTGAATGGGAAAATAATATTTTTCTGTATAAAAGCCTCCCAAGAGTAATAAAAATAGAATATTCATTTAATAAAATTATATTTACGTTAAGTCATTTAATTAATAAAAAAATGATAAAAAGAGAAAAAGGTGGGTTTATCGTTTTTCCAGCGGTGAATGAATATCCTGTTCCTAAGGATATAGACTTTAAAATTATTTCAGATAATATTGTAAAATATATAATCAAAGATTTTGAAAGTTATAATATTCTAATTTCAAAAAGAAATATTATCCTCGATCTGGATAAAACAAAAATACAGAAGAAATCTGAAAAAAACAATAATTCTGAAACTACAACTACAGATTCCAAAAAAGAAATAAAAAATGAAATTAGTAATCCGTCAACGTCTCTAAAGTCAAATCTAGAAAAAAAGTTGAATGAAATAAAACAGCAAAATAGAAATATAAAAGATGATAATACAAATGCAGAAAATGAAAAAATAAAACTTGATACAGAATTATTAAAAGTTGAAAATAAAATGATAGATATAAATGGAAGAATTATACCAGTTCATATTGCAAGAATTAATCCAAAAGAACTTGAAATAAAGGTTTTATTTAATAATTTGGGATCATCTGAGGATGCAGAAACATTTCTAAATAATGTAAACCCACTATTAGCAATAAATGGTGGTTATTTTGATGTTTCAACATTGGAACCGATAGGAAAAATAATTACAGATGGAAAGATTCAGCATATTTCTTCTTATTTAAGACCGTGTTTTATAATTGATAGATATAACAATCCTTATATAAAAGACGTAGTTATGGAATATAAAATTTATGTAAAGGATGTACCTTTCTGGATAAAAGCAATAAACACAGCTTGGAAAGGTGATGTGAAGCTATACACAAGTGAATATAAAGGAAGAATTAAAGAAAGTGAAGATGATTACATATTCTTATTAATAGAAAATAGTTATATAGTTAAGGTTGGAAAAGAAAAACCTATAAATGATCAACGATTATTACTAATTGATAAGAAATATTCTAAATATATACCAAATTTATCCGAAGGCGATAAAGTTGTTTTTAATATTGACATTAATCAGAAAATATCTATAAAAGAAATGGTAGAAGGTGGTCCTTTAATAGTAACAGATGATTTAATGCAAGAAGCGTTAAAAGAAGAGAAATTAGCCTACTCATCAAGCATTATTAATCGAAAAACACCCAGAACAATAGTTGCAATTGATAATAATAATATGGTATTATTTATAGTAGTAGATGGATATATGGAATCAAATCCAGGAATTAATTATGATGAAGCTCAGTTATTATTAGAAAAAATAGGAGATATTAAACAAGCAATGATGTTAGATGGGGGAAGTTCTTCGATATTTTATTATAATGGAAAAATTTTAAATTACAGATCAGAAAATTGGAGAAATAAAATTCCTGCCTTTTTGGGGGTATTTAAGAAAAAATAG
- a CDS encoding pyrimidine-nucleoside phosphorylase produces MRPVDIIHKKRNGEVNTKEEIEFMINGYVNGQIPDYQISAWLMAIYFKGMTKEERYYLTMVMRDSGDVIDLSGIKGIKIDKHSTGGVGDKTTLAVGPLVASAGLKVSKLSGRGLGHTGGTIDKLESIPGFKTAISKDEFFKIANEVGMVVAGQTGNIAPADKKIYALRDVTATVDEISLISASIMSKKLAVGSDGIVLDVKTGSGAFMKNVEDAVELAKSMVEIAELNNRKIVALVTNMDQPLGDNIGNSLEVLEAIETLKGKGPEDFTELCIELGANMLDLSGLYSYEEARKVLKENIDNGKALEIMKKWIKAQGGDDRVVDEPENILPISDKIMEFKAEKDGFISHIDTEKVGIASMVLGAGRKKKEDEIDFSVGIKVLKKLGSKVKKGDVIAKLYVSDKSNVEEAMRLLKESYEISENPPGKMKMKLIYEKIIGGK; encoded by the coding sequence ATGAGGCCAGTAGATATAATTCATAAAAAAAGAAATGGTGAAGTTAATACAAAAGAAGAAATAGAATTTATGATAAATGGATATGTGAATGGTCAAATACCAGATTATCAGATTTCAGCATGGTTAATGGCAATATATTTTAAAGGAATGACAAAAGAAGAGAGATATTATCTTACAATGGTTATGAGGGATAGTGGAGATGTAATAGATTTATCAGGAATAAAAGGAATAAAAATAGATAAACATTCTACAGGAGGAGTTGGAGATAAAACAACACTTGCGGTAGGTCCGTTGGTTGCATCTGCAGGATTAAAGGTATCAAAATTATCTGGAAGAGGTTTGGGGCATACTGGTGGAACAATTGATAAATTAGAATCAATTCCTGGATTTAAAACAGCGATTTCAAAAGACGAATTTTTTAAAATTGCAAATGAAGTTGGGATGGTTGTAGCTGGTCAAACTGGTAATATTGCTCCAGCTGATAAAAAAATATATGCATTAAGAGATGTAACAGCAACAGTAGATGAAATATCCTTGATTTCAGCAAGCATTATGAGTAAAAAATTGGCTGTTGGTTCAGACGGAATAGTATTAGATGTAAAAACTGGAAGCGGTGCTTTTATGAAAAATGTAGAAGATGCCGTAGAATTGGCGAAATCTATGGTTGAAATAGCAGAACTAAATAATAGAAAAATAGTAGCATTGGTGACCAATATGGATCAACCATTAGGGGATAATATTGGTAATTCATTGGAAGTACTCGAAGCTATTGAGACATTAAAAGGGAAAGGTCCTGAAGACTTTACAGAATTATGTATTGAATTAGGTGCAAATATGTTAGATTTATCAGGATTATATTCATATGAAGAAGCCAGAAAGGTGTTAAAGGAAAATATAGATAATGGTAAAGCATTAGAGATTATGAAAAAGTGGATAAAAGCTCAAGGTGGAGATGATAGGGTTGTTGATGAACCAGAAAATATACTGCCAATATCAGATAAAATTATGGAATTTAAAGCAGAAAAAGATGGGTTTATTTCACATATAGATACAGAAAAAGTTGGAATTGCGTCCATGGTATTGGGAGCAGGAAGAAAGAAAAAAGAGGACGAAATAGATTTTTCTGTTGGTATTAAAGTATTAAAAAAATTAGGTTCTAAAGTGAAAAAAGGTGATGTTATTGCTAAATTATATGTTTCTGATAAAAGTAATGTTGAAGAAGCAATGCGATTATTAAAAGAATCATATGAAATATCAGAAAATCCTCCGGGAAAAATGAAAATGAAACTCATTTATGAAAAAATAATAGGAGGTAAATAA
- a CDS encoding sensor histidine kinase, protein MIKKENEKLKSSVSKVLSISANDPATEYLIHSLEEKINSLNKKVMFEKMKRKNIYSVLNNISEAIMLVFYSEVSDTLILDYANKSAQNLFITEDFLGKTLSEILEDHNLIDIILKSYRQDKNISDEIIVYSPKKSFFHCEIKKIFLESENNQNYRIVVLRDITKEKEIELMRREFLTIMSHELKTPLTVIHGYSETLLMSDEKLSSQALRFLNIIEDESSRLTRLINDLLDISRLERKDYEYQFKEVNLSNLLKKMNMIFNSLTKEMDINIFLEVEDDLTIIGDEDRLMQAIYNILDNAIKFTHIKDSEKKEVYIRLYRENDEVILEIEDTGIGIPERERNKIFNLFYRVDKSRTRQVPGTGLGLYIVKQILEKHRAYIEVDSEENQGTLVKIIFKGGNENEASRYNS, encoded by the coding sequence GTGATAAAAAAAGAAAATGAAAAACTTAAATCTTCTGTGTCTAAAGTTTTGTCAATAAGTGCTAATGATCCAGCAACTGAATATTTAATACATTCATTAGAAGAAAAAATAAATAGTTTAAATAAAAAAGTAATGTTTGAAAAAATGAAAAGAAAAAATATTTATTCTGTTTTAAACAATATTTCAGAAGCAATTATGCTTGTATTTTATTCAGAAGTATCAGATACACTTATACTGGATTATGCCAATAAAAGTGCTCAAAATTTATTTATTACAGAAGATTTTTTAGGAAAAACATTATCTGAAATTTTGGAAGATCATAATTTAATTGATATAATATTAAAAAGTTATAGGCAGGATAAAAATATAAGTGATGAGATTATAGTTTATAGCCCTAAAAAATCTTTTTTTCATTGTGAAATAAAGAAGATTTTTTTAGAATCTGAAAACAATCAGAATTACAGAATAGTTGTTTTAAGAGACATAACAAAAGAAAAAGAAATAGAGTTAATGAGAAGGGAATTTTTAACCATAATGTCACATGAATTAAAGACGCCTTTAACAGTAATTCATGGGTATTCTGAAACATTATTAATGAGTGATGAAAAATTGTCTTCTCAAGCATTAAGATTTTTAAATATAATAGAAGATGAGTCTTCAAGGTTGACAAGACTTATAAATGATTTGCTGGATATTAGCCGATTAGAAAGAAAAGATTATGAATATCAGTTTAAAGAAGTAAATCTCTCAAATTTATTAAAAAAGATGAATATGATTTTCAACTCTCTAACGAAAGAAATGGATATTAATATATTCTTGGAAGTAGAAGATGATTTAACAATTATAGGTGATGAAGATAGATTGATGCAGGCAATATATAATATTTTAGATAATGCAATAAAATTCACACATATAAAAGATTCAGAAAAAAAAGAAGTATATATAAGGTTATATCGTGAAAATGATGAAGTGATATTGGAAATAGAAGATACAGGTATCGGTATCCCAGAAAGAGAGAGAAATAAAATATTTAATTTATTTTATAGGGTTGATAAATCACGAACAAGACAGGTTCCAGGAACAGGATTGGGTTTGTATATTGTGAAACAAATTTTGGAAAAACATAGAGCTTATATAGAAGTTGATAGTGAAGAAAACCAAGGAACACTTGTAAAAATAATTTTTAAAGGAGGAAATGAAAATGAGGCCAGTAGATATAATTCATAA